Proteins encoded by one window of Chryseobacterium aquaeductus:
- a CDS encoding phosphatase PAP2 family protein: MNSESHDIYEKFKIKFNDKRKTLFLCFSIFFAIVFLFLSFFVIFFSPQYWDVSVSQELQEDQNILLDVVMKALSWLGTVYAASTMVSVWAFIFFIFKYIREGIFVLSSLLSGGLSYILKMWIDRPRPSVDFVRIVEEAHYQSFTSGHVLFYTSFFGTLLIIALFSKILKWKWKILISLSCIAMVTLGAISRIYLGAHWFTDVMGGFIVGILLIMITGSIYLRSKKNSANSF, from the coding sequence ATGAATAGTGAAAGTCACGATATTTACGAGAAATTTAAAATAAAATTTAATGATAAAAGGAAAACACTTTTCTTATGCTTTTCGATCTTTTTTGCGATCGTCTTCCTATTTCTAAGTTTTTTCGTCATCTTTTTTTCTCCGCAATATTGGGACGTTTCAGTTTCTCAAGAGCTTCAGGAAGATCAAAATATACTATTGGATGTTGTGATGAAAGCTCTTAGCTGGCTGGGAACCGTGTATGCAGCTTCAACAATGGTTTCGGTCTGGGCATTTATATTTTTTATTTTTAAATATATAAGAGAAGGTATTTTTGTGCTCTCATCATTACTTTCTGGTGGATTAAGCTATATTTTAAAAATGTGGATTGATCGCCCGAGACCCTCTGTAGATTTCGTAAGAATTGTAGAAGAAGCTCATTATCAGAGTTTTACAAGCGGACACGTTTTATTTTACACCTCCTTTTTTGGTACGTTATTGATTATAGCTCTTTTTTCAAAGATTTTGAAATGGAAATGGAAAATTTTAATAAGCTTAAGTTGTATAGCAATGGTGACTTTGGGAGCAATCTCTCGTATTTATTTGGGAGCGCATTGGTTTACAGACGTTATGGGAGGTTTTATTGTCGGAATTCTTTTGATTATGATTACGGGCAGTATCTATTTGAGGAGCAAAAAAAATTCAGCGAACAGTTTCTAG
- a CDS encoding malate dehydrogenase yields MKVTVVGAGAVGASCAEYIAMKDFCSEVVLVDIKEGFAEGKAMDLMQTASLNGFDTKITGTTGDYSKTAGSHVAVITSGIPRKPGMTREELIGINAGIVKEVTENLVKNSPEVIIIVVSNPMDTMAYLVHKTSGLPKHKIIGMGGALDSARFKYRLAEALEAPISDVDGMVIAAHSDTGMLPLLSKATRNGVPVTEFLDDAKQKYVIEETKVGGATLTKLLGTSAWYAPGAAVSVMVQAIACDQKKMIPCSLMLDGEYGESDICLGVPAIIGKNGVESIVTISLTDEEQAKFTEAAKAVREVNGDLKF; encoded by the coding sequence ATGAAAGTAACTGTAGTAGGTGCAGGCGCGGTAGGAGCAAGTTGTGCAGAATACATCGCAATGAAAGACTTCTGTTCAGAGGTAGTTTTAGTAGATATTAAAGAAGGTTTTGCTGAAGGAAAAGCAATGGATTTGATGCAGACTGCATCTTTGAACGGATTTGATACAAAAATTACCGGTACAACAGGAGATTACAGCAAAACAGCAGGTTCTCATGTAGCAGTAATCACTTCTGGTATCCCAAGAAAACCAGGGATGACGAGAGAAGAATTGATAGGTATCAACGCAGGAATCGTAAAGGAAGTTACTGAAAATTTAGTGAAAAATTCTCCTGAAGTCATCATCATTGTGGTTTCTAACCCAATGGATACTATGGCTTATTTGGTACACAAAACTTCTGGTCTTCCTAAACATAAGATCATCGGAATGGGTGGTGCTTTGGATTCTGCAAGATTTAAATACAGATTGGCTGAGGCTTTGGAAGCTCCAATTTCTGACGTTGACGGTATGGTAATCGCAGCTCACAGTGATACGGGAATGCTTCCTTTATTGAGCAAAGCAACAAGAAACGGAGTGCCTGTAACTGAGTTCCTTGATGATGCAAAACAAAAATATGTAATCGAAGAAACCAAAGTGGGTGGAGCTACATTGACCAAATTGTTGGGTACTTCGGCTTGGTACGCTCCTGGTGCAGCAGTTTCTGTAATGGTTCAGGCAATTGCATGTGACCAAAAGAAAATGATTCCTTGTTCATTAATGTTAGATGGTGAATACGGTGAAAGCGACATTTGTTTGGGTGTTCCTGCAATTATTGGGAAAAACGGTGTTGAAAGCATTGTAACGATCTCATTAACTGACGAAGAGCAGGCAAAATTTACTGAAGCAGCAAAAGCAGTAAGAGAAGTAAATGGTGATCTTAAGTTTTAA
- a CDS encoding DUF7674 family protein, with protein MKNFEADTINETQAIEHLKIFYPSIQNEISQLSAQNNFPGIIQSTVDYLKLLLRESKINIVNRKIKMMEWLYKNGTFNVKHIIENLFIRSFGSLKKHTDIQQWNILYSYMPIEFQQIYLNQTKLDEMMFKKN; from the coding sequence ATGAAGAATTTTGAAGCGGATACTATTAATGAGACTCAGGCAATCGAGCATTTAAAAATATTTTATCCATCAATTCAGAACGAAATTTCACAACTTTCTGCACAGAACAATTTCCCGGGAATCATACAATCAACCGTTGATTACCTGAAACTTCTTCTAAGAGAATCTAAAATCAATATCGTCAACAGAAAAATCAAAATGATGGAGTGGCTTTACAAAAACGGAACTTTCAATGTAAAACATATCATTGAAAATCTGTTTATCCGATCTTTCGGAAGTCTGAAAAAGCATACAGACATCCAGCAATGGAACATTTTGTATTCGTATATGCCGATTGAATTTCAGCAGATCTATCTCAATCAAACCAAACTTGATGAGATGATGTTTAAGAAGAATTAA
- a CDS encoding 3-oxoacyl-ACP synthase III family protein has translation MNIRIKGSGSYTPENVMRNADFSNHTFLNEDGLAIKFPESIIGKFRDITGIEERRYADSNHVTSDLAFFAAEAAIQDAEIDRETIDYIIVAHNYGDIAAGKIQSDTVPSIATRVKHKLRIQNPRCVAYDLLFGCPGWNEAMIHASSFVKAGIAKRCLVIGAETLSRVTDPYDRDSMIYADGAGAVIVEETEENDGILSHESATYSYDEANYLFFGPSYQQDDQSDIRYIKMKGRKIYEFALTKVPLAMKSCLEKAGIDIKDLKKILIHQANEKMDEAIIERFYSLYDMTAPADIMPMSIHKFGNSSVATIPTLYDLIMKGEMDEHSFSKGDILLFASVGAGMNINAFTYRV, from the coding sequence ATGAATATAAGAATTAAAGGATCCGGAAGTTACACACCGGAAAATGTAATGAGAAATGCGGATTTTTCAAATCATACGTTTTTGAATGAAGATGGTTTGGCAATCAAATTCCCTGAATCTATTATAGGAAAATTTAGAGATATAACAGGAATTGAAGAACGAAGATATGCGGATTCTAATCACGTGACGTCTGATCTTGCTTTTTTCGCTGCTGAAGCTGCTATACAAGACGCAGAAATTGACAGAGAAACAATAGATTATATCATTGTAGCGCACAATTATGGAGATATTGCCGCTGGAAAGATACAATCTGATACAGTGCCAAGTATTGCTACCCGTGTGAAGCACAAATTGCGCATTCAAAACCCGAGATGTGTTGCTTACGACCTACTTTTTGGCTGTCCTGGCTGGAATGAAGCTATGATTCATGCAAGTTCGTTTGTAAAGGCAGGTATTGCCAAGCGATGTCTGGTAATTGGGGCAGAAACGCTGTCTAGAGTTACAGATCCTTACGATCGTGATTCTATGATCTATGCAGATGGCGCCGGTGCAGTAATTGTAGAGGAAACGGAGGAAAATGATGGGATTCTTTCTCATGAAAGCGCAACTTATTCTTATGATGAAGCCAATTATTTGTTCTTCGGACCTTCTTATCAGCAGGATGATCAGTCAGATATTCGTTACATAAAAATGAAGGGCAGAAAAATTTACGAATTTGCTCTTACAAAAGTACCATTGGCAATGAAATCTTGTCTTGAAAAAGCCGGAATCGACATCAAAGATTTAAAGAAAATCTTAATACATCAGGCAAATGAAAAGATGGATGAAGCCATTATTGAGCGTTTCTACAGCTTATACGATATGACTGCGCCAGCCGATATAATGCCTATGTCTATTCATAAATTCGGAAACAGCAGCGTTGCCACAATTCCTACGCTTTATGACCTTATCATGAAAGGTGAAATGGATGAACATTCTTTTTCAAAAGGTGATATTCTTCTTTTTGCATCTGTAGGTGCCGGGATGAATATTAATGCATTTACTTACAGAGTTTAA
- a CDS encoding RagB/SusD family nutrient uptake outer membrane protein, with product MKFREKGIVLTNRYDWPINFPIIRYADVLLMYAEVLNNQGSTSTAVPYLNRIRQRAGLAPVSTSISAGDFTTALRKERRVEFAGEGVYWHDLVRWNTGVTVINQAAAALNYNYTISTNDYLYQVPLSQIQVAGYDQNP from the coding sequence GTGAAATTTCGTGAAAAAGGAATTGTGTTAACCAACCGTTATGATTGGCCGATCAATTTCCCAATAATTCGTTATGCAGATGTTCTTTTGATGTATGCTGAGGTATTAAATAATCAGGGAAGTACCAGTACGGCGGTTCCATATTTAAACAGAATTCGTCAGAGAGCAGGTTTGGCTCCGGTTTCTACTTCAATATCAGCCGGTGATTTTACCACAGCACTTCGTAAAGAAAGGAGAGTAGAGTTTGCAGGAGAAGGTGTTTACTGGCACGATCTGGTTCGTTGGAATACGGGAGTTACAGTGATCAATCAAGCTGCGGCGGCCCTTAATTATAATTATACAATTTCGACGAATGATTATTTATACCAAGTACCTTTATCTCAAATTCAGGTGGCGGGATATGATCAGAATCCTTAA
- a CDS encoding biliverdin-producing heme oxygenase, whose amino-acid sequence MVSEYLKQNTADFHNAAEKFFSSDKIFSKTFTLSDYKKMINSNYLMLLNSEDKIFSILSKNFSEKLRLDLRMKLPLIEKDIESLNLKNQNATHNLEFANEQEALGALYVIEGSTLGGNVIAKQLSKTENFDHVSFNFFGCYKENTGMMWKDFKEILDTQVSEENYQDALSGAKKLYTFLLNVN is encoded by the coding sequence ATGGTTTCTGAGTATTTAAAACAAAATACGGCTGATTTTCATAATGCGGCCGAAAAATTCTTTAGTTCTGATAAAATTTTCAGCAAAACGTTTACGTTATCAGATTATAAAAAGATGATCAACAGCAACTATTTGATGTTGCTTAATTCTGAAGACAAAATATTCAGTATTCTTTCAAAAAACTTTTCAGAAAAGCTTCGTTTAGATTTGCGGATGAAACTTCCATTGATTGAAAAAGATATAGAAAGTTTAAATTTAAAAAACCAAAATGCAACTCACAATTTGGAATTTGCAAATGAGCAGGAAGCTTTGGGAGCATTATACGTGATTGAAGGTTCTACTTTAGGCGGAAATGTGATTGCAAAACAGCTTTCCAAAACAGAAAATTTTGATCATGTTTCTTTCAATTTCTTCGGATGTTACAAGGAAAATACAGGCATGATGTGGAAAGATTTCAAAGAAATATTAGATACTCAGGTCTCTGAAGAAAACTATCAGGATGCGCTTTCCGGAGCCAAAAAGCTATATACGTTTCTATTAAACGTCAATTAA
- a CDS encoding ATP-binding protein, giving the protein MNFVDCHEEPIHIPGYIQSFGYLIGIDAVSHTITFFGENITDIFKTENKDLFFGKKITDFPDLFGSVMNSDIFQSLDVLTKRENETYFDKILIQDSQYHFSVFRSQNHIFLEFEAFLENPNKRITNKYDNFYIIDNEHEIWDLLLSTLFNIINYDRIMVYKFMEDGSGKVIAEKVDDGLDSYLGLHYPESDIPRQARELYKKKRKRIFSDVYSEPVKLVSKTIENIDLTFSSLRAMSPIHGQYIKNTGSSSSFSISIIIDDQLWGLVACQNSTPKHIDLEDRVQAGIFTVLASNAYSSFRSKKELDYRLDLSLKASKLKSEFLKYNTLYESLVENKYEIRNLPVADGLAVVSENNIVTDGVTPKHDVISKIVDWAYQNSDETILTSRSFLKDYGNELGLDETAGGVIIYFVERSKKELLIWFRKEFDEHINWAGNPEKKVGVFSQNGEEKNTISPRTSFESFKEDIKGNSTRWSTQSEIAVQAIRDVILETSQKQYITIKNLNEQLKKVNEELDSFSYTISHDLGTPLTVMKLNAQMLLRSLTETSDKNKYKISSIIDEIDSMALMMHDVLQLSRAKHSEIELENIETQQTIEKIIENAKLTFNSPESVVIVEDCPNVLADKTMLHQVFLNIINNAVKYSSKQDQPKVVISGVENGEYVIYRITDNGIGIPESEKHRMFKIFSRMNNARKFKGNGIGLSIVYRIMNRIGGNVEYESGDNETCFILTFQNPKFIKL; this is encoded by the coding sequence ATGAATTTTGTTGACTGTCATGAAGAGCCTATCCATATACCAGGCTACATACAAAGTTTCGGATATCTGATTGGCATAGACGCAGTATCTCATACCATCACTTTCTTTGGTGAAAATATCACAGATATTTTTAAAACTGAAAATAAAGACCTCTTTTTTGGAAAAAAAATTACAGACTTTCCTGATCTATTTGGAAGTGTCATGAATTCTGATATTTTTCAATCTCTTGATGTACTTACGAAAAGAGAAAACGAAACCTATTTTGATAAAATTTTAATACAGGACAGCCAATATCACTTTTCTGTTTTCAGAAGTCAGAATCATATTTTTCTAGAGTTTGAGGCATTTTTGGAAAATCCTAACAAAAGAATCACCAACAAGTACGATAATTTTTACATTATTGATAACGAACACGAAATCTGGGATTTGCTTCTGAGTACACTTTTCAATATTATTAATTATGACCGCATCATGGTATATAAATTCATGGAAGACGGTTCTGGTAAAGTAATTGCAGAAAAAGTAGATGATGGTTTAGATAGTTATTTGGGCTTACATTATCCCGAATCTGATATTCCTAGACAGGCTCGTGAATTATATAAAAAGAAAAGAAAAAGAATTTTCAGTGATGTATATTCTGAACCTGTAAAGTTAGTTAGCAAAACAATTGAGAATATTGACCTTACTTTCTCATCACTTCGTGCAATGTCGCCTATTCATGGTCAGTACATCAAAAACACAGGTTCATCATCAAGTTTCAGTATATCGATAATTATTGACGATCAGCTTTGGGGTTTAGTGGCGTGTCAAAATTCTACTCCAAAACATATTGATCTGGAGGATCGTGTACAGGCAGGAATTTTTACTGTGTTGGCATCCAATGCTTATTCTTCTTTTAGATCAAAAAAAGAGCTGGATTATCGTTTAGATTTGAGTTTGAAAGCATCCAAATTAAAATCTGAGTTTTTAAAATACAACACGTTATACGAATCTCTGGTTGAAAATAAATATGAAATCAGAAATCTTCCGGTTGCAGATGGTTTGGCTGTGGTCTCAGAAAATAATATAGTGACTGATGGTGTGACACCAAAACATGATGTTATCTCCAAAATTGTAGATTGGGCTTATCAAAATTCTGATGAAACGATATTGACGAGCCGAAGCTTTCTTAAAGATTATGGTAATGAATTAGGTCTGGACGAGACTGCAGGCGGAGTAATTATCTATTTTGTTGAGAGAAGTAAAAAAGAATTGCTGATCTGGTTCAGAAAAGAATTTGATGAGCATATCAATTGGGCAGGCAATCCCGAAAAGAAAGTTGGTGTGTTTTCGCAAAATGGTGAAGAAAAAAATACGATTTCGCCAAGAACATCATTTGAGTCTTTTAAAGAAGATATAAAAGGGAATTCTACGAGATGGAGTACCCAAAGCGAAATTGCGGTGCAGGCTATCCGAGATGTGATCTTAGAAACTTCCCAAAAACAATATATTACCATCAAAAATCTCAACGAGCAGCTGAAAAAAGTAAATGAGGAACTAGATAGTTTCTCATACACCATTTCTCATGATTTGGGAACACCTCTTACAGTCATGAAACTGAATGCGCAAATGCTCTTGAGAAGTCTTACCGAAACTTCAGATAAAAACAAATACAAAATAAGCTCCATCATCGACGAGATCGATAGTATGGCACTGATGATGCATGATGTACTGCAACTCAGCAGAGCCAAACACAGCGAAATTGAGCTTGAGAATATAGAAACACAGCAGACGATTGAAAAGATTATAGAAAATGCCAAGCTTACATTCAACAGTCCGGAAAGTGTAGTGATTGTAGAAGATTGCCCGAATGTTTTAGCAGATAAAACGATGCTTCATCAGGTTTTTCTAAACATCATCAACAACGCTGTAAAGTATTCGTCTAAACAAGATCAACCAAAGGTCGTCATTTCAGGGGTTGAAAATGGCGAATACGTTATTTACAGAATTACCGACAACGGAATTGGAATTCCCGAATCTGAAAAACACAGAATGTTTAAGATTTTCAGCAGGATGAATAATGCCAGAAAATTCAAAGGTAACGGAATCGGTCTCTCTATTGTGTATCGAATTATGAACAGGATTGGTGGAAATGTAGAATACGAAAGCGGTGACAATGAAACCTGTTTTATTTTAACGTTTCAAAACCCTAAATTTATCAAACTTTAA
- a CDS encoding nucleoid-associated protein, giving the protein MFSKIAVHKVGNKINGESLLLSQEELELDEGTVEMLENYFLGSFKTEETYQFYSDSYLVNNPVYSSVSEIFEDKDKFLWESENLAKHLFEAAENPRVQGGELFIVYFEDDREGDEKVDKIGIFKTEKRESFLKIFPKNESFEIDRDQGISLSKIDKAALIYNSSKESGYVLSVVDNNKNGDMYYWFEDFLKVKQRDDEYFHTQEALMVYKDYITKQLPQEFEVSKADQADFLNQSINFFKEKEEFKLDEFAAEVLKDEHVIESFNNFKTDYEQEMQINISEEFPISEAAVKKTQRHFKSIIKLDKNFHIYIHGDRKMLEQGQDEKGKFYMLYFDKEV; this is encoded by the coding sequence ATGTTTTCAAAAATTGCAGTACATAAAGTCGGAAATAAAATCAACGGAGAATCTCTTTTGCTTTCTCAGGAAGAGCTTGAGTTAGATGAAGGAACAGTAGAAATGCTGGAGAATTATTTTTTAGGGTCATTCAAAACTGAAGAAACCTATCAATTTTACAGCGATTCTTATCTGGTCAATAATCCTGTTTACAGTTCGGTTTCCGAAATATTTGAAGACAAAGACAAGTTTCTTTGGGAATCTGAAAACCTTGCCAAACATCTTTTTGAAGCTGCTGAAAACCCCAGAGTTCAAGGCGGTGAGTTGTTCATTGTTTATTTTGAAGACGATAGAGAAGGCGATGAAAAAGTAGATAAAATAGGTATTTTTAAAACCGAAAAAAGAGAATCTTTCTTAAAGATCTTTCCTAAAAATGAATCATTCGAAATTGACAGAGACCAAGGAATCAGTCTTTCAAAAATAGATAAAGCCGCATTGATCTACAACAGCAGCAAAGAAAGCGGATATGTACTTTCTGTGGTTGACAACAACAAAAACGGTGATATGTACTATTGGTTTGAAGATTTTTTGAAAGTGAAACAGCGTGACGATGAATATTTCCACACTCAGGAAGCTTTGATGGTGTATAAAGATTACATCACCAAACAACTTCCTCAGGAATTTGAAGTTTCTAAAGCAGATCAGGCAGATTTTTTGAATCAGTCGATCAATTTTTTCAAAGAAAAAGAAGAATTTAAACTGGATGAGTTTGCTGCTGAGGTTTTAAAAGACGAACACGTAATTGAAAGTTTTAATAATTTCAAAACCGATTATGAGCAGGAAATGCAGATCAATATTTCCGAAGAATTCCCGATCAGTGAAGCGGCTGTGAAAAAGACTCAGAGACATTTTAAAAGCATCATCAAACTAGATAAGAATTTCCATATTTATATTCACGGAGACCGGAAAATGCTGGAACAAGGTCAGGATGAAAAAGGTAAGTTTTATATGCTATACTTTGATAAAGAGGTTTAA
- the dnaK gene encoding molecular chaperone DnaK: protein MSKIIGIDLGTTNSCVAVMEGKDAVVIPNAEGKRTTPSIVAFTEDGERKVGDPAKRQAVTNPTKTVYSIKRFIGTHFKDDASEVSRVPYAVVSGPNDTVKVKIDDREYTPQEISAMILQKMKKTAEDYLGQEVTRAVITVPAYFNDAQRQATKEAGEIAGLTVERIINEPTAAALAYGMDKSHKDQKIAVYDLGGGTFDVSILDLGDGVFEVLSTNGDTHLGGDDFDDVIINWMADEFKSEEGVDLKGDAIALQRLKEAAEKAKIELSSSPQTEINLPYITATATGPKHMVKTLTKAKFEQLSADLVRRSMEPCKKALSDAGLSISDIDEVILVGGSTRIPIIQEEVEKFFGKKPSKGVNPDEVVAIGAAIQGGVLTGDVKDVLLLDVTPLSLGIETMGSVFTKLIESNTTIPTKKSEVFSTASDNQPAVSIRVGQGERPMFNDNKEIGRFDLTDIPPAQRGVPQIEVTFDIDANGILSVSAKDKGTGKEQSIKIQASSGLSEEEIERMKKEAQENSVADAKRKEEVEIFNKADGLIFQTEKQLKEFGDKLSADKKAAIETAHTELKAAYEAKNGDDVKAKTEALDAAWMAASEEMYAAGQQGQGADAGAQNQGNANGAEDVQDADFEEVK, encoded by the coding sequence ATGAGTAAAATAATCGGAATTGACTTAGGTACTACCAACTCTTGCGTTGCAGTAATGGAAGGTAAAGATGCTGTAGTGATCCCTAATGCAGAAGGTAAAAGAACAACTCCTTCTATTGTTGCGTTTACAGAAGATGGTGAAAGAAAAGTGGGAGATCCTGCAAAAAGACAGGCTGTAACCAACCCTACAAAAACCGTATATTCTATCAAAAGATTTATCGGAACTCATTTCAAAGATGACGCTTCTGAAGTTTCTAGAGTACCTTACGCAGTAGTAAGCGGACCAAACGATACCGTAAAAGTAAAAATCGACGACAGAGAATATACTCCACAGGAAATTTCTGCAATGATTCTTCAGAAAATGAAGAAAACTGCTGAAGATTATCTTGGACAAGAAGTAACAAGAGCAGTAATCACTGTTCCGGCTTACTTTAATGATGCTCAGAGACAAGCTACAAAAGAAGCTGGTGAAATTGCCGGTCTTACTGTAGAAAGAATCATCAACGAGCCTACAGCAGCAGCGTTGGCTTATGGTATGGACAAGTCTCATAAAGATCAAAAAATTGCAGTTTACGATTTAGGTGGTGGTACTTTTGACGTTTCAATACTGGATTTAGGAGACGGAGTTTTTGAAGTATTATCTACAAATGGTGATACGCACCTTGGTGGTGATGACTTTGATGATGTGATTATCAACTGGATGGCAGACGAGTTCAAATCTGAAGAAGGTGTAGATCTTAAAGGTGATGCAATCGCATTACAAAGATTGAAAGAAGCTGCTGAAAAAGCAAAAATTGAATTGTCATCTTCACCTCAAACCGAAATCAACCTTCCATACATCACAGCTACAGCTACAGGTCCTAAACACATGGTGAAGACTTTAACTAAAGCTAAATTTGAGCAGTTATCTGCTGACTTGGTAAGACGTTCTATGGAGCCTTGTAAAAAAGCGCTTTCTGATGCAGGTCTTTCTATCTCAGATATCGACGAAGTAATCTTGGTAGGTGGTTCTACAAGAATCCCGATCATTCAGGAAGAAGTTGAAAAATTCTTTGGTAAAAAACCTTCAAAAGGAGTAAACCCGGATGAGGTTGTGGCAATTGGTGCAGCGATCCAAGGTGGAGTTTTGACAGGAGATGTGAAAGACGTTCTATTATTAGACGTTACACCACTTTCTTTAGGTATTGAAACAATGGGTTCTGTTTTCACTAAATTAATTGAATCTAACACGACAATCCCTACTAAAAAATCTGAAGTATTCTCTACAGCTTCTGATAATCAGCCTGCTGTAAGCATCAGAGTAGGACAAGGTGAAAGACCAATGTTCAACGATAACAAAGAAATCGGTAGATTTGATTTAACAGATATTCCACCGGCACAAAGAGGTGTTCCTCAGATTGAAGTAACTTTTGACATCGATGCAAATGGAATCTTGAGCGTTTCTGCTAAAGATAAAGGAACTGGTAAAGAGCAGTCTATCAAAATTCAGGCATCTTCTGGTCTTTCTGAAGAAGAAATCGAAAGAATGAAAAAAGAAGCTCAGGAAAACTCTGTAGCAGATGCGAAAAGAAAAGAAGAAGTTGAAATTTTCAATAAGGCTGACGGATTAATTTTCCAGACTGAGAAACAATTGAAAGAATTTGGTGATAAATTGTCTGCTGACAAAAAAGCGGCAATCGAAACTGCTCACACAGAATTGAAGGCAGCTTACGAAGCTAAGAACGGAGACGATGTAAAAGCAAAAACCGAAGCTCTGGATGCAGCTTGGATGGCAGCTTCCGAAGAAATGTATGCAGCAGGACAGCAAGGCCAAGGTGCTGATGCAGGAGCTCAAAATCAAGGAAATGCAAACGGAGCAGAAGATGTTCAGGATGCAGATTTCGAAGAAGTGAAATAA
- a CDS encoding cryptochrome/photolyase family protein produces the protein MDKINIFWFRRDLRLDDNTALFHALESGLQVLPIFIFDKEILDQLQNKSDKRVDYIHQVLENINEELKKHKTSLITFYGKPLNVFKELTKDYKIETVFCNRDYEPQAIKRDQEVSDFLYEKEINFEDYKDQVIFEKDDVLKSDQTPYTVYTPYSKKWKEIFNNTKVEKFDGNFKNFFPVKSKKIISLKDLGFQETDFKYTKPDLENKIIDSYDQYRDYPALDHTTHLGIALRFGTISVRKCVNFALAHNQVWLNELIWREFFMQILFHFPKVVTKCFKLKYENIEWRNDEKEFKLWCEGKTGYPIVDAGMRQLNETGFMHNRVRMVVASFLTKHLLIDWRWGEAYFAEKLLDYELSSNNGNWQWAAGCGCDAAPYFRIFNPEAQTQKFDKDLKYVNQWLPKNYKEKPIVDHKIARERALQTYKKAVS, from the coding sequence ATGGATAAAATTAATATTTTTTGGTTTAGGAGAGATTTAAGACTTGATGACAATACTGCATTATTTCATGCGTTAGAAAGTGGACTTCAAGTCTTGCCGATATTTATATTTGATAAAGAAATTCTTGATCAGCTTCAGAATAAATCTGATAAAAGAGTAGACTACATTCATCAGGTTTTGGAAAATATAAATGAAGAACTGAAAAAACATAAAACTTCACTTATTACATTTTATGGAAAACCTTTAAACGTTTTCAAAGAACTGACTAAAGATTATAAAATCGAAACTGTATTTTGTAACAGAGATTATGAACCGCAGGCAATCAAAAGAGATCAGGAGGTTTCAGATTTTTTATATGAAAAAGAAATCAATTTTGAAGATTATAAAGATCAGGTAATTTTTGAGAAAGATGATGTGTTAAAAAGTGATCAGACTCCTTACACTGTTTACACTCCGTATTCAAAAAAATGGAAAGAAATTTTCAACAATACAAAAGTTGAAAAATTTGACGGTAATTTTAAGAATTTCTTTCCTGTTAAATCTAAAAAAATCATTAGCCTGAAAGATCTTGGTTTTCAAGAAACTGATTTCAAATATACCAAGCCCGATTTAGAAAATAAAATAATTGATTCTTATGATCAGTATCGTGATTATCCAGCTCTAGATCACACAACGCATCTTGGTATTGCACTACGCTTCGGAACAATTTCTGTCAGGAAATGCGTCAATTTTGCCCTTGCACATAATCAGGTTTGGCTTAATGAATTGATATGGCGTGAGTTTTTTATGCAGATACTTTTTCATTTTCCTAAAGTCGTGACAAAATGTTTCAAATTGAAGTATGAAAACATAGAATGGCGAAATGACGAAAAAGAATTTAAACTTTGGTGCGAAGGTAAAACTGGTTATCCTATCGTTGACGCTGGGATGAGACAGCTAAACGAAACCGGGTTTATGCATAACAGAGTGAGGATGGTTGTGGCAAGTTTTCTTACCAAGCATCTCTTGATCGATTGGAGATGGGGCGAGGCTTATTTCGCCGAAAAATTACTTGATTACGAGCTGTCTTCCAACAATGGAAATTGGCAGTGGGCGGCAGGATGTGGATGTGATGCTGCGCCTTATTTTAGAATTTTCAACCCGGAAGCTCAAACTCAAAAATTTGATAAAGATCTAAAATATGTCAATCAATGGTTGCCAAAAAATTATAAAGAAAAGCCCATAGTTGATCATAAAATTGCAAGAGAGAGAGCATTACAAACCTACAAAAAAGCAGTTTCTTAG